Below is a genomic region from Desulfobacter sp..
ACATTCCCGTCCACCACGGCATGTGCCTGGCCAAATGCAATGCTCAAAACAGCCGAGGCAATATAATCCCCGACCCCTGGAAGGGATAAAAAAGCGTCAAAGCGATCAGGGATGATTCCTTTCATCTCTTTGTTCACGATGCCTGCGGCTTTGTGAAGGTTTCTGGCCCGGGCATAATACCCAAGCCCTTCCCATAATTTTAGCACCTGTTCAAGGTCGGCAGATCCAAGATCCCGGACATCGGGAAAGGCTGCCATGAATTTTTCATAATAGGGAATAACGGTTTTTACCTGGGTTTGCTGAAGCATGACTTCAGAGACCCAGACCCGGTATGGGGAGACCTTGTCCCGCCAGGGCAGTTTGCGGGAATTTGCCCTGTACCAGTCCATGAGTTGGGTTTGAAACGCCAGTATTTGGGGGGATGAAAGACTCACAGGGTTTCCTTTGTTTTAGGCCTGAATCGTTTGACTTGGGACTGGAACTTTTCCAGGCTTGCGTCATCACATTCTTTTGTATACCGAAGACCTGAGTATAAATCCATGATCAATTGAATTTCCAGACAAAGATCCGGTCTTTTTTTGATACAAAGATCTGAGAATGTTTTGGGTCCCTGGCCGGGGGGTGGCACCAGCCCGATTTTGGACAGCTTTTTATAAAATTGATTCATGGTGTGTTTGATCGGGTCCAAAGGGGGGTGGGACCTGGAAAACTGCCATGCCAGAACAGAGAAAACAATCCCTGCAACAGATAGGGTCAACAAGATCAGAACAAGTCCTGTGGCCTGGTTGCCCCGGACTAAACCCAGGGTTGTGAGCCAGGCTTTTTGTTTAAAATAGGAGTATCCGGTAAACCAGGATTCCCATTCAAGGTTGGCGGCATCCATGGCAAATCGGATCCTGGACAAAAGGTTCAGGGCTGAAGCGCCTGATCCTGGACGGACAAGGGAGCCGTCCGGGTTGGTAAACAACCGCTGGGGGGCCACCGCGCCCGTGGGATCCCTCCGTATCCAGTCCTTGTCAAAATATTCCACCCAGGCATGGGCATAGGACTGCCGAACAATGAGATAGTTGCCGTAGGGGTTAAATTCTCCGCCCAGATACCCGCCCACGACCCGGGCTGGAATGCCTGCCTCATTGAGCATAAAGGCTGTGGCTGACGCATAATGACCGCAATATCCTTTTTGGGTGTCAAAGATAAAGCTGTCAATGGGGTGGTCGCCTAAAAGGGGCGGTGTCAGGGAGTAGACAAACTTGTTCTTTTTAAAATAGGCAAGAATTTTAGTGGCCGTATCCCTTGGATTGTCCGTTGTTTTACCCAGGTTTCGGGCCAGCTGACGGGTTCTGGGGTTTAGGGATTTGCCGTTTAAAAGGATTTGTCTTTGCATCTTCGTGACAGGATCAGTTTTTTGGGGTTCAGCAGGTGCTGAATCTGTTTTATACCCTTTTTTCAGGCTGGAAATGTGCCCAGGTTCCAGCCGGTCTGAAAACCCGGATTTTCCCTTGGACGGGTCCTGGAACCCGAAAAGACTGTCCGGCAGCCTGGGGAAAACCATGAACAGCAGAACGGCCAGGGCCCTGGCCAGGATAGAGCCTGCAAGATTTCGGCTCTGTTTAATGCTGGATTCTGGCCAATTGATCTTTACCAGGGATAGGGTGGTGACAAAGACACTGAACAGCATATAAATCATGGTGAACAAAGCATCGGACCGGAACAGGGAGGTGATAATCATAAAATAGGTTAACAGCAGGGTAATCATCCTGTGGCGGTGGGTCGGCATTTCAAAGGGTTTTATGGCGGCCATCAGAGCCATCAGCCCCACAAAAGCGTCTGCTCCGATCCTGAACCTAAAAAAGATTAAAAGCCCTGCAACTGCCGAGAAGGTCAGACAATGACGGATCCAGGCCGGAGGAAGGGGCCACCCGGTTTTGAACCGGACCAGTATATATCCCCACATGGTCAGGCACCAGAGATTGATCCAGACGGGAAGGTCGGGCACATGGGGAACAATAGCGACCACCAGGGCAAAAAGGATGGGCAGGGTCTCCTTTTTTTCTGGGTTCATGGAAATTGCCCGGGTTTTGGGGGTTAGGTTTTTCATGGCAGGACCTGGTCAGGGTCATACAGGGCAAGGGCCTCAAGGCATGAATGAAGATGGGCGTTTCCATTTTTAGGCATTTTGGAAAAGGTTTTGCCAATTTTAAGCCCATACCGTTGGTTTGTTTTTTCAGCATCAAGAATTGCCCCGCAGATCAGGGAGAGTTTTGATTCAATATCCCCTTGCCGGATCAGACTCAGATCAAATAAAATATCCTGGCCGGTCGGGGAGGTGAAATCCTTGACGAACATTCCCCGGCCCCTTGAAAAGGTTTTCCAGGAAATTCGGCCCAGGGGATTTCCAGGGACATAGGGTTTGAGCCCTTGAAAATCGTCAGGTCCTTGGAATGTACTTGGTTTTTGGCCGTCCCGGGTATCGCCGGCCTGGCCCCGGGCAATTTTTTTATGTTCAGGTGCCGGATATACAAGTCCTTTGGTGTCCAAGGAGAGCTTTGCCGAAAGCCTGAACAGGCCAAAGGGATAGACAGAACTCAGGACCAGGTTTTTGGGAACAAGATATCCCCTTTTTCGGGATTTGATTTTAAGATCAAACCAGGGGCTGGTCTTATCTTCTTGTGAAAAGGGCAGAGCGACTTGGCTCGGGGGGGTGAGGAAAAGGGACCGGCCCTGGTTGGCTCCGGCTTTGACCCTGATGGGAAAAATCATAAAACGGCCCATGAATACCGGCTGAACATGGGGCACAAAAAATTTAAGGCCGAGCAGGTTTTGATAGGAATGAAACAATGAGATTACAACCATGGTGCCGAGAAGAAAGACCAGGGTGAATCCTGCATTGTTGTTGTAATTGATGGATCCAAGGAGCATGGCCAAAAGGATAGCAAAAAAAAGACTGCCATGCTGGGTCGGGCACAATGAGAGGTCTTTTTTGTCGATAATCATACTACAGGCCTCTTAACATTTTAACCTGCCTTAAATTGGTATTTCCACCCGGCTGAACAGATCCATGAAATCCTGTCCGGGCAGGTGACCTGGCCCTCTTCCATGGCTTCAAGCAGGGCGCTCTGGCTTTTGGGGGTGGCCCGGTTGATTTCATCCACTAAGAAAACCTGGGTAAAGATGGGGCCTGGATGAAAATTGAATGTCCCGGCATTCTGGTCAAATACGGAGACGCCCAGGATATCTGCTGGCAAAAGATCCGAGGTAAACTGCATCCGCTGGAAGTTCAGGCCCATGCACCGGGCAAGGGCCTTGGCCAGGGTGGTCTTGCCGATCCCTGGAAAATCTTCAATGAGCAGGTGTCCCCGGGCAAACAAACAGGCCAGGGCCAGGCGGATCTGGCTTTTTTTCCCTAAAATGACTTGGGAAACCTGATCCACCATTGATTCCACCTGTTTATTCTGAGTCATGGGCTTACCCCTTTTGGGTTTCCCATTTGCGGATCAGGTTGATAAAGGTTCGTGTGGCTGTCCCCGAAGGCCCTTTGGGGATATAGGTTTTTTCGGTAAAATCCCAGGCCGTACCGGCAATATCCAGATGAGCCCAGGGGGTTTTTTCCACAAAATTGGACAAATAGGCCGCTGCCGTGATCGTTCCTCCGGGCCTGCCCCCGGTATTTTTGATGTCTGCCACCTTGGATTTAATCTGTTTTTGATAATTTTTATCCAAGGGAAGCCGCCATACCGGTTCCCCTGCCCTTTTTCCTGCGGATTCAATCTGGGCTACCAGGTCATCATTGTTGGAGATCAGTCCGGTATAGTGGTGGCCCAAACCAAGGATCACTGCCCCTGTCAGGGTGGCCACATCAACAACGCAGTCAGGCTTATAAGTCTTGATTCCGTAGGCCAGAGCATCCCCGAGTATGAGCCGGCCTTCGGCATCGGTATTGATCACCTCCGAGGTCACCCCGTTGAAATGGCGGATAATATCCCCTGGGTGAACGGCATTGGCCCCTGACATATTGTCTGTGGCAGGCACAATGGCAACCACATTTACATTTGGCTTTTCAATGGCCACCGTCTCCATGGCAGATAGAACCGCGGCACCGCCGCACATATCATACTTCATATCTTCCATTCCTGCCGAGGGCTTGATACTGATGCCGCCGGAGTCAAAGGTCAGGCCCTTGCCCACCAGGAGGATGGTTTGGGCGTTTTGGGGGGCGTGGTATTCCAGGATAACCATTCTCGGCGGAACCGAAGATCCCTGGTTCACGGCCAATATGCCTCCCATACCCATCTGCTCCATCTCTTTTTTTTCAATGCAGCGGTATTCCAGGTCGGTTTTTTTGGCCAAAACCTTGGCATAGCCTGCAAAGTCGGCAGAGGTCCATCCGTTGCCCGGTTCATTGGCCATGTTCCTGGCCGTGCAGGCACTAAAGGCTGCGTTCCGTCCTCGTTGCACCCCTTCTCTTATGGTTGTCAGATTCTGGTCACAGACCAGCCTGATCCCAACAAGCCCTGGATAATCGGTTTTCTTTTTGGTGGTGTTTTTGTATTT
It encodes:
- a CDS encoding DUF3488 domain-containing transglutaminase family protein; the protein is MKNLTPKTRAISMNPEKKETLPILFALVVAIVPHVPDLPVWINLWCLTMWGYILVRFKTGWPLPPAWIRHCLTFSAVAGLLIFFRFRIGADAFVGLMALMAAIKPFEMPTHRHRMITLLLTYFMIITSLFRSDALFTMIYMLFSVFVTTLSLVKINWPESSIKQSRNLAGSILARALAVLLFMVFPRLPDSLFGFQDPSKGKSGFSDRLEPGHISSLKKGYKTDSAPAEPQKTDPVTKMQRQILLNGKSLNPRTRQLARNLGKTTDNPRDTATKILAYFKKNKFVYSLTPPLLGDHPIDSFIFDTQKGYCGHYASATAFMLNEAGIPARVVGGYLGGEFNPYGNYLIVRQSYAHAWVEYFDKDWIRRDPTGAVAPQRLFTNPDGSLVRPGSGASALNLLSRIRFAMDAANLEWESWFTGYSYFKQKAWLTTLGLVRGNQATGLVLILLTLSVAGIVFSVLAWQFSRSHPPLDPIKHTMNQFYKKLSKIGLVPPPGQGPKTFSDLCIKKRPDLCLEIQLIMDLYSGLRYTKECDDASLEKFQSQVKRFRPKTKETL
- a CDS encoding DUF58 domain-containing protein codes for the protein MIIDKKDLSLCPTQHGSLFFAILLAMLLGSINYNNNAGFTLVFLLGTMVVISLFHSYQNLLGLKFFVPHVQPVFMGRFMIFPIRVKAGANQGRSLFLTPPSQVALPFSQEDKTSPWFDLKIKSRKRGYLVPKNLVLSSVYPFGLFRLSAKLSLDTKGLVYPAPEHKKIARGQAGDTRDGQKPSTFQGPDDFQGLKPYVPGNPLGRISWKTFSRGRGMFVKDFTSPTGQDILFDLSLIRQGDIESKLSLICGAILDAEKTNQRYGLKIGKTFSKMPKNGNAHLHSCLEALALYDPDQVLP
- a CDS encoding leucyl aminopeptidase, translating into MNKNQITTTTKAAKTFKTDLLVYLAVENKNKMPLCPLAVQAQVKKAFELKDFLGKPGDQLLFYPPARSKTCAKRVLVLGLGPVDREKDPGAALDMLRQAGGEIAKTCEKTKAKEMVLHLPEPDFLAPGVKDLSTAAEILTEGIVLGDYRFVKYKNTTKKKTDYPGLVGIRLVCDQNLTTIREGVQRGRNAAFSACTARNMANEPGNGWTSADFAGYAKVLAKKTDLEYRCIEKKEMEQMGMGGILAVNQGSSVPPRMVILEYHAPQNAQTILLVGKGLTFDSGGISIKPSAGMEDMKYDMCGGAAVLSAMETVAIEKPNVNVVAIVPATDNMSGANAVHPGDIIRHFNGVTSEVINTDAEGRLILGDALAYGIKTYKPDCVVDVATLTGAVILGLGHHYTGLISNNDDLVAQIESAGKRAGEPVWRLPLDKNYQKQIKSKVADIKNTGGRPGGTITAAAYLSNFVEKTPWAHLDIAGTAWDFTEKTYIPKGPSGTATRTFINLIRKWETQKG